TATCCCTACATCAAGAAGCCCAACATCCTCGTCGTCATGTCTTCCGAGGGATACCAGAGGTTCTCGGACGAGCTGGACGGCGAGGGGACCCTGATCTACGAGAAAGATCTCGTGCACCCCACAGCGAAGCCGGGCCAGCGGAGCTTCGGCGTCCGATCAACCTGGATCGCCGAATCGATGGGCAAGCCGATCGTTCAGAACATCGTGATGCTCGGGTTCTTCACCGCGGTGACGAAGATCGTCACACGGGAACAGATGCGGGAGGCCGTGAAGGCATCGGTTCCGGCGGGCACGGAGGAGTTGAATGTGAAGGCCTTCGAGGCGGGATGGGAGGCCTTCGAGCAGGAATACGGCCCGGGCGGGCCGGCGCGCAAGGAGAGCGCCTTGAAGGAAGCCGACAAGGCCTGAGGCCGCAGCGCCGGTTGCAACAGAGGAGTCTCAGGAGGCAATTGAGAATGAGGTCACGGCGCCCGCGCGCGCAGAGTCCCCCCAAAGCGGTGGCGGAGAAGCGCGCGCTCGTAATCGGAGGCGGAATCGCGGGGATTCAGGCCGCGCTGGATCTCGCGAACGCGCGCATACCCGTGACGCTGGTGGAGAAGTCGCCGTCGCTCGGCGGCCGCATGGCCCAGCTCGACAAGACCTTCCCCACCATGGACTGCTCGATCTGAATTCTCGGCCCTAGGGCCATGGATGCCGGTCGGCATCCGCTGATCGAGGTCGTCACGAATGCGGAAGTCATCGCGTGCGAAGGCGCGCCGGGGGACTTTCGCGTCCGCATCCGAAAGAACCCGCGCTACGTCCGCGAGGACAAGTGCGTCGCCTGCGGGCAGTGCGTCGATACCTGTCCGATGGTCGGGGGCAACGAGTTCGACGTGGGGCTCAAGGCCCGCAAGGCGATCTACCGCCCCTTCCCCCAGTCCGTGCCGGCAGCGTATGTCATCGATCCGGAGGCCTGCCTCAACTTCACGCCCTTCCTCAGCCAGAAGCAGAAGAAGACCCTCGAGAAGGTTCAGGAAGTCAAGAAGCGCAAGCAGGCCGACTATCCGCTCCGCTTCCTGCCGTGCGGGCATTGCATGAAGTCCTGCCTGGTGGATGCCGTCGACTTCGACATGCTCCCGGAGGAGAGGGAGATCGACGTGGGCGGGATCCTCGTCGCCGTCGGATTCCAGGAATTCGACGCGCGGAAGCTCGGCAACTACGGATATGGACGTTTCCCGAATGTCATCACGAGCCTCGAGCTCGAACGGATGCTCAACGCCTCCGGCGTCACGCTCGGTCACGTCGTGCGTCCCTCCGATCGGACGACGCCGAAGCGGATCGTCTTCGTCCAGTGCGTGGGCGCGCGGGGCGAGGGGGGAAGGCCCTACTGCAGCCGCTTCTGCTGCATGAACGCCGTGAAGGACTCGATGCTGATCAGGATGCACGATCCCGAAGTCGAGGAAGTGACGATCCTCTACACCGACCTTCGGGCCTTCGGCAAGGGTTTCGACGAGTTCGTGGAGCGATCGAGGAACGAGCGAAGCGCGGTCTATGTCCGGGGACGCCCGGCCAAGATCGAGCAGGTCGAGGACGGGAGTCTGGAGATCTTCGTGGAGGACACGCTGGAGCACGCGCAGAAGCGGATGCGGGCGGACCTCGTCGTCCTCTCCGTCGCCGCGGCGCCGAACGAGGGGGCGCTGGACCTGGCGCGGATGCTCGGGATCGAGACCGACGCCTATGGGTTCATGGCGAGAGAGGATCCGGCGGTCTCGGCCGTCGAGACGACGCGCGAGGGGATCTATGTCTGCGGAAGCTCGGTGGGGCCGCAGGTGATCCCGGACTGCGTAGCGCAGGCATCGGCCGCCGCCGCGCGCGCCGAGCTGTTCCTGGCCGGACACCGGAGCGAGAAGCGCGAGAAAGAGGTGGAGCCGCTCGATCTCTCGGGTCCCCTTCGGATCGGGGTGATGATCTGCCATTGCGGGATCAACATCGGCGGCGTCCTCGACGTGGAAGGGCTCGTAGGCCGCGCGGCCGGGCTTCCCGACGTGGTCGCGTCGAAGGGGCATCTCTTCTCCTGTTCCTCGGTGGGACAGGACGAGCTGGCGGAGATGATCCGCGAGCACAAGCTCAACCGGATCGTCGTCGCGGCCTGTACGCCGCGGACGCATGAGCCGGTCTTCCGCGGGGCCTGCGCGCGGTTGGGCTTCAATCCATACCTGCTGGAGATGGTGAACATCCGGGATCAGTGCTCCTGGGTCCACGCGAACGAGCCGGAGGCGGCGCAAGAGAAAGCCTGGGCTCTGATCCGCATGGGAGTCGCCCGCGCGCGGCATCTCGCCCCGCTCGCCGAGGGCGAGGCGCCGATGACGCGCAGCGCTCTCGTGATCGGCGGCGGCATCGCCGGGATCCAGGCCGCGACCGATCTCGCGGCCCAGGGTTTCCCGGTGACCCTCGTCGAGAAGGGCAAGGAGCTTGGAGGCAGACTGGCGGGGGAGGGCCTCAAGCACCTCTATCCGAACATGAGGGCGGCCCGGGACGTGCTGCGCGAGAAGCTCCAGCGGCTGGAAGAGAGCGGCGCGCGGGTTCTGCTCGAGACGGAGGTCGCCGGCATCAAGGGGTTCGTCGGGAGCTTCGAGGCCACGCTCAAAGGACCGACCAGCGAAGTTCTTCCCGCAGGAGCGATCATCCTGGCGATCGGCGCGGACCTTCACGACCCCGCCGGCGAGCATGGCTACGGCAGGCTGCCGAACGTTCTGACGAGCGACGATCTGGAGCGGCTCTTCACCGGATCAGGAGAGGAGATCCTGATCGAGGGGAAGAAGCCGAAGAGCGCGGCCTTCATCCTCTGCGTCGGATCCCGCGATCCGAACGGCTATCCGGGATGTTCGCGCTATTGCTGCCCCACGGCCATCAAGCAGGCCATGATCCTGTCCCGCCAGGGTATCGACACCACGATCTTCTACCGCGACATCCGCACGATCTCGACGGGAGCCGAGGAGATGTACCGCGAGGCGCGCGGACTCGGGATCCTCTTCGTCAGGATACCGCCCGAGCGCGCCGTGGAGGTGATCGGCGGCGAGCGGGCCGAGGCGGTCCGCTGCCATGACGACCTCCTCGCGCGCGAGCTGGAGGTTCCCGCCGATCTCGTCGTCCTGAGCGTCGGAATGCGCCCGAGGCAGCCCGACACGGATCGATTTCACGACATGCTCAAGGCGAGCGTCGGCCTCGACGGCTTCTTCATGGAGAGGCATCCGGAGCT
The genomic region above belongs to Candidatus Eisenbacteria bacterium and contains:
- a CDS encoding CoB--CoM heterodisulfide reductase iron-sulfur subunit A family protein codes for the protein MDAGRHPLIEVVTNAEVIACEGAPGDFRVRIRKNPRYVREDKCVACGQCVDTCPMVGGNEFDVGLKARKAIYRPFPQSVPAAYVIDPEACLNFTPFLSQKQKKTLEKVQEVKKRKQADYPLRFLPCGHCMKSCLVDAVDFDMLPEEREIDVGGILVAVGFQEFDARKLGNYGYGRFPNVITSLELERMLNASGVTLGHVVRPSDRTTPKRIVFVQCVGARGEGGRPYCSRFCCMNAVKDSMLIRMHDPEVEEVTILYTDLRAFGKGFDEFVERSRNERSAVYVRGRPAKIEQVEDGSLEIFVEDTLEHAQKRMRADLVVLSVAAAPNEGALDLARMLGIETDAYGFMAREDPAVSAVETTREGIYVCGSSVGPQVIPDCVAQASAAAARAELFLAGHRSEKREKEVEPLDLSGPLRIGVMICHCGINIGGVLDVEGLVGRAAGLPDVVASKGHLFSCSSVGQDELAEMIREHKLNRIVVAACTPRTHEPVFRGACARLGFNPYLLEMVNIRDQCSWVHANEPEAAQEKAWALIRMGVARARHLAPLAEGEAPMTRSALVIGGGIAGIQAATDLAAQGFPVTLVEKGKELGGRLAGEGLKHLYPNMRAARDVLREKLQRLEESGARVLLETEVAGIKGFVGSFEATLKGPTSEVLPAGAIILAIGADLHDPAGEHGYGRLPNVLTSDDLERLFTGSGEEILIEGKKPKSAAFILCVGSRDPNGYPGCSRYCCPTAIKQAMILSRQGIDTTIFYRDIRTISTGAEEMYREARGLGILFVRIPPERAVEVIGGERAEAVRCHDDLLARELEVPADLVVLSVGMRPRQPDTDRFHDMLKASVGLDGFFMERHPELAPVETVVEGILLAGTVQGPKDLVDSVAQASAAAAKAAVFLAHEKVKIDPTVAAVHEARCRGCGKCVEICEFQAPVLVEIAEGVHVARINPSVCKGCGTCASWCPSGAITAMHFTDRQVFAMIDELLAEEAAP
- a CDS encoding FAD-dependent oxidoreductase; amino-acid sequence: MGGLRAGIRPGRAGAQGERLEGSRQGLRPQRRLQQRSLRRQLRMRSRRPRAQSPPKAVAEKRALVIGGGIAGIQAALDLANARIPVTLVEKSPSLGGRMAQLDKTFPTMDCSI
- a CDS encoding pyruvate ferredoxin oxidoreductase, which codes for MSRTEIRITGFGGQGVVLCGYIIGRACAINSDLHATMVQSFGPEARGSSCSATLVVADVEVLYPYIKKPNILVVMSSEGYQRFSDELDGEGTLIYEKDLVHPTAKPGQRSFGVRSTWIAESMGKPIVQNIVMLGFFTAVTKIVTREQMREAVKASVPAGTEELNVKAFEAGWEAFEQEYGPGGPARKESALKEADKA